A stretch of DNA from Pan troglodytes isolate AG18354 chromosome 21, NHGRI_mPanTro3-v2.0_pri, whole genome shotgun sequence:
TCTGGTGTCTGACTGCTGATCCAGGGTCTGAGGgaggaaatggaagctcagagaggtaagaaacatgcccaaggccacacagctagggCGGCAGCTGAAGCAGTGGTTAAGAGCAGGTTTCTGCCAGGCAAACATGAGTTCTGAATTCAGGTTGGATTCCTGACTCTCCCACTCggctgctgtgtgatcttgggcaagctgCCTCTTCTCTCTGAACTGTACCTCCTCACCTGGAGTGGGGATAATAACAAAACCCACCTTCCAGCACTGGGGTAAAGTTTGAATGTCAGTGGGAAGAAAGGATTTGTCCCATGTTCCTCTTTGTTCTTCTTCAGAAAAACGAGCGGCAATTTTGACCTGAGCATAGAAGGCATGTCCATTTCGGCTGATCTGAAGCTGGGCAGTAACCGCACGTCAGGCAAGCCCACCATCACCTGCTCCAGCTGCAGCAGCCACATCAACAGTGTCCACATGCGCATCTCAAAGAGCAAAGTGGGGTATGGACTCCCGGGACTGTGGCTGGGAGGAGGGACCTAAAGAAGAACTCTCCCAATCATCCCTGTATTCTGAAAACACATCCAGAGTGCCACCTGCATGCCAGGCCTTGCTCAGAGGCCTCAGGCATGGTACGGGGGCCAGGGGCCCACAGATGAAGCAGACACTGTCTCTTTCTCAAGGCATCATTTGTTCATTCCATATTCATCCAGCAGACTTTACTGAGGACTTGCTATGTCCCAGGCTCatactaagcactttacatatgcaCTAGATTATATCCTCATCACAAATCTGTAggcattcatctatccatccattcaacaaatacctAGTGAGAATCAGCTCTGCACCAGGCTTGTGCAACATGGTCAGGTAACAGGAGTGACCACTGAAAACTTAGCAAGAGCTAATATTGGTCAGAAGCTGACTGTGCCCAGCACTGATTTGATCACACTCATTATCTCATTCAAGCCACACCATGACTCTGTGAGGTCGGTCTATTAtgaccccattttctggggagaaaacCAAGGCATGGAGAGATAGGCAACAACTTAAGTTGCTACAGCTAATGAGTGTTCAAGTCCAGGTCTATTTCACCCCCGACTCAGCCACACAGTCCTGTTCTCTTAAGTTTTCAGCCCAGTGGGGAAGACAATCATTAACCAAAGCATCGCATGAATGAATGGCCCACACAGAATTACAAAAGGAGAtaagaattaagaaaaagaggTACAAACTTCTATGAAGGCAGAGAACCAGAGGCTCTGACCGCATCTGGGAGCAGGCCAATTCTTCCGTGGTGAAATGACACTTGAACTGAGATGAAAGGATAAGTAGGCATTAGTTAGGGAGGTGTTGGGGACGGGGGTGTTttaagcagagggaacagcatgtgcaaaggcacgGTGATGGGAAGACACACAGGAGAGAGGACATGGCAGGCCAGTGTGGCTAGTGTGCAGCAAGGGAGGGGACTGGTAAGGAATGAGACTGGGACAGGGGCCCAGCCATGCAGGGATTCAGGAAATAGCCTCATGAACAGGTCACTAAATCGGGGAGAAGTGTCTGATGGGGTGTGTGCAGTTAGAGCTCAGAGGAGAGGGTGCCAAGGCCTGTTTCTAGGAGGGAAGAAAGCTTTTGAGATGAGGCAGCCTCCTGAATCCAGCCCAGGGACAATCAAAAAGCCTCATCTATGTCCCTACTTGTTCATCTCTAGGTGGCTGATCCAACTCTTCCACAAAAAAATTGAGTCTGCGCTTCGAAACAAGATGAACAGCCAGGTAGGAGGGACTCGGAGCCCCATCAGCCAACAGAGGAGAAGGGCCCTTAGTAACCACACACCTCCCCCTTCTACGGACACTCTGCTGTCACTCCAGACCCCTTGGTAGTCCTTATAGCCCTTTGAAACCACAACCCCAGCTCTAAAATCCAGTCATGTATGTTTTGCTGAAGAGTCCACCAAGAGACCAAGAGACAATCACTTCCCACACTCCCAGCAAACTTTCCCTCATGCCAAGCCTGGGCCACCTCTGCTTTTCCCCAGCCTTCCTCCCTGCTGAGAAAATGCcattctctttctgcctccctctcttcccaTAGCCCTGCtagcctccctccaccccacccaccccaagtTCCTTCCTTGATGCTCCCCATTCAGAACAAATGCCATTGATGAAGCTGCAGTTCTGGGCTTTGGCCAAACCCCAGCCATAGCCCATTCCCTGAGGCTGGAACTAGTACAAGAGACGGGTATCAGTCAGCACTCCCCGAACCATGCCCATAGCCTAAACCCGCAACCCAGATACTTCAGCTACGGGACAAGGCCATTCATTTGGCTGGTTTTCCATTAACAAATTATCAGTTTTTAAGAATCATctgagcctgtctcaaaaagcaaagagTTTTGGCTCCCTCCAGAGGGCAATGGAAGCCACTGAAGGTTTTAGGCAAGTGGGTGACCTGGCCAGATCTGTGCTTTACAACAATTTCCCTGTCCACTGTGGGAATGACTGGAGGGGCCAGGAGTAGGGGCAAAGAGACCACTGAGGAGGCTCGTGCGGTCTTCTAGGTGGAAGACATTGGTTTCCTATTTAAAGACACTGAAAATACAGATGGGGGGCATCAATCAAGTGAGATCATCTATCTGAAGATACTGTGTCAAAAgcttaaaaagcaagaaatcaatACATGTTTGTCAAAATGCATAACACACTGGACTATAGAATGGGTTTTAGAGTCCTATGGCAAGAGTGGAGCCAGTGGCTCGGTTGGGATTAGATGGGACAGTTCCAATGAGCAGGACATTCCCCAGCCAAAGTCTCAGGGTAGGGTCTCAGGGAAGGTTTTGGCTCTGGCTCCAGGGCTtaactagctgtgtaaccttgaggAAATTACTTGACCTTCTTGAAACTCAGTtttaccatctgtaaaatggggacattaggccgggcatggtggctcatgcctgtaatcccagcactttgggaggccgaggcaggtggatcaactgaggttaggagttcaagaccagcctgaccaaatggagaaatcctgtctttactaaaaatacaaaattagctgggcatggtggtacatgcctgtaatcccagctactcgggaggctgaggcaggagaatcacttgaactcgggaggtagaggttgtggtgagccaagatcacgccattgcactccagcctgggcaacaagagtgaaactctgtctcaaaaaaaaacaaaaaaaaagggtgggggggaCATGAATACCTTCTTCACCAAGGCACTGTAAGGATTCATGAGATAACCCAGAAAATGTGCTCACTCACTAGGCTAGCTCACCCACAGTtcagctgtctgtataatcaagtaacaGTCTGAGAGGAGTGTTGAGATATATTTAACATTTGGAACAATTACAATGATTATTTCTTAGTACCATCTAAAGGTGGCCCCTCTATAGCAGCCAAGCTAATAAGTagtaatgctgctgctgctgttgatgatgatgatgatggtgaggttgatgatggtaatggtaatGGTGtggatgatgatgttgatggtgatggtgaggatgataatggtgatggtgatgacggtgatggtgaggttgatgatggtggtggtggggatgatgatgatggtgatggtgaggatgataatggtgatggtgatgatggtgatggtgaggttggtgatggtaatggtaatggtgggatgatgatgatgatggtgattctgaggatgataatgatgatggcgatgatggtgatggtgatggtgaggttgatgatggtgatagtgaggTTGATGGTAATTATGAGGTTGCTGATGGTGATAGTAATGGTGGAGatgatgaggatggtgatggtgatggtggtgatgattatGGTGaggttgatgatgatgatggtgatgggatgatgatggtggtgatggtaatggtggggaagatgatgatgatggtggtggtgagattgaggatggtgatggtggggatgatgataataatgatggtgatggtgatggtgatggtggggatgatgatggtggtgatggtgatggtggggaagatgatgatgatggtggtgatggtgagattgatgatggtgatggtggggatgatgatgatgatggtgatggtggggatgattataatgatgatggtgatggtggggatgatgataatgatggtgatggtgatggtggggatgatgatggtgatggtgatggtggggatgatgataatgatggtgatggtgatggtggggatgatgatggtgatggtgatggtggggatgatgatggtgatggtgatggtggggatgatgataatgatggtgatggtgatggtggggatgatgatggtggtgatggtaatggtggggatgatgatgatggtggtgatggtgagattgatgatggtgatggtggggatgatgataatggtgatggtaatggtggagatgatgatgatgatggtgatggtgagactgatgatggtgatggtgatggtggtaagtATACACCGATTTAATaggcatttttttcctccaaggcAGGAGCTCATCCTGGGAAGTTTCAATGGTGATAGCGAggttgatggtgatggtgatggtggggaTGGTGATGATGTTGGCCCATATAATATACTGAGTGTTTACAGTGATCTGACACTATGCTAAGAACTCTTTCCATGGATTCCAGCATTTAATCCACACATTCTGGCATTTAATCCCCTGTGAGAGAGATTCCatgattatccctattttacaggtgagtaaACTGAGATACAGAAAGCGGAAGTAATAGTgcttggattcaaatccaggaTACCCTGCCTCAGAGATGAGCCTCGCTCTTAACCATAAGATCCAATTTAGAAGCAAGTACTggcctgaatgaatgaatgaaggaatgagatGTCATGATGCCAGGAGGGTCTGGAAATGGTGAGAAGTGAGCCAGGGAGTCTGCCCCCAGGGAATACAGCGTGTAGGGCTGGTGTCTGAGGGAAGGAAGAGCCTGCGTCAGTACAAAGTGTGCATGAAGGGAAGAGCAGGGAGGGAGCTGGGCTCCCACCAGGATTTGCTGCGATCTGGAGCCATCTGTTGGCCCTGATGGGTGAGCAACACTGGTGACAATGCCTGAGGGGCAGCTCAGGAGTCCAGCAGGGCCTCAGCTGCCAGCTGTGCTGTCCTCTGTTCCTGGGTCTTTTGGAAAAGAGGTGCAGGTTCCTTGGAGAATGCCAGTCCAGGTCCTCTTAGGACTTCAAGAGTCTTATGTGGTAGAAACACACTTCAGGGAAACCaaattttctccttccctccttctcactgctgtcttccctccttccttcctttctttccttcttccctccttccttccttcctttccttcttcccactcttcttcctttcttttcttttcttttctttgttttttttttttttttttttggtgatgaagtctcgctctgttgcccaggctggagtacagtagcacaatctcaactcactgcaacctccgcctcccaggttcaagagattctcctgtctcagcctcccgagtagctgggattacaggcatctgccaccatgcctggctaatttttgtattttttgatagagacaggatttcaccatgttggccaagctggtctcgaactcctgacctcaagtgatccacccacctcggcctctcaaagtcctgggattacaggcgtgagccaccacacccagctcttcctttcttttctttctttcttccttccctccctttctccttttctccctttcttccttctttctcttcccctcttccctccttccccttttcttccctccATACCCCAGGAAAAATAACTTGACTGGCAGTGTAGAAGAAGGGGTAGAGGAGGATAGAGGTGACCTCTAGGCAGATGGTGCAGCCAACCCTAAAGAGGATTAAGAACATGAAGAGTTTGATTTAGGATGTGCCAGCCTTGGGGACCAGTAGGACACACAGGGACAGTTGTCCTTGAGGCAGCTGGGTCCCCAGGCTGAAGCTCAGAGGAGAAGCCTGGGCTGCAAAGTAAGGCCTGGGTACTGGCCACATGTTGGGAGCAGTGGAGGTGACTCTGCCTGGGATCCCAAAGACAGATGCTGAGTCAGGGTTTGGGTGCAAGTCATTTATTGGGAGGGGTTCCCAGGCAGCGCAGTGAGGAGGTcgggaggcagggaagggcctTTACTGAGTGGGTTGCTGCTATGGGCAACTGGGACTCAGTCCTGCTGGCAATTCTCAGAGGAATGGTGGGGAGCACACCTCAGAATTGTCCCAGAAGCGGGAAGAAGGCTGGTGTATTTGTCTACCACCTCCTACCCTTCTTTCATTGAAGGCTGTTCTTAGGGTCCTAACTGCTTGGCACTTCTGAGCACAGTCCAGAGAGTGTGGGTGAGGCGCTGCAGCATCTGCCACAGGGGCCATGGGGATGCCTGAAATGGCTCAAGAAGAGGGCCTAAGTGGAAGGGACAGGGAGCCAGGAAGAAAGCCCAGAGAAGCTCCCACATCTTCAGTGAAGGAGGAAGAGCTTGCAAAGAAGTCTGGGGAAAAGCCTGTAGGGGATAGGAAGAAAGCAGAAGGCCTTGGTCACAGGACTCTAGAAGGAGTGTTTCTAGAAGGGAATGGGCAACCACACCAGGAGCTACCCAGTAGTCAAGAAATGCAAGGACTGAAGAGACTGCTGGATTACTGAGGGGAAGGTCATTCGAGAGCAACatcaggagagggagggaaggagcttGTCTGaccaccagccccagccccaatCTCTTAGTGAGGGGAAGGCCGTGGTTTAAATCCTATATTCCAGCTATCTATTGCttgaaaacaaacaactcaaaaTTTGGTATCACAAAACAACCACCATTGTTAACGTTCATGGATTCTGTGCATCAGGAAAAAGGCATGACAGGGATGGCTAAGCTCTCTGCTCCATGAGGTCTGAGGCCTCACCTCAGAAGACTCAAAAGTTCCATGTTAGAATTACCTGGAGAGTTCCTCTCTCCCatctctgttgcctgggctaggaAGACTTGAAGGCTCAGCTCTGCTGGGACTATTGACCCAAGCCACTTCCATGGTCTCTCCACAGGGCTTGGGCTTCTCGTAGCATTGAGTGGGTTCTGCACAGCCTTTTATGACCTCACCTCTGAAGTTACACAAAGGTCAGGTGTATTGTTGTGTTCTGTTGCTTAGAAGCAAGTCGGCAAGCGCAGATTCTAGTGGCAAGTTCACAGACTCCATCTCTTGGTGGGGGTGTGGCAAAGCCACATTACAGAAgagcaaatggaatggaaaatgtaATTTGCCATgttccgttttacagatgaggaaatagaggtcTAGAGAAATGGAACAACTTCCTCAGTGTCAAAGTCAGTGTGTGACCCAAGTCAGATCTTCTCAGGCTAGTGTTTGTTCCATTGTGAGTCATGGGCTAGGGGACAGGGGGATTGGGGTGGGGTGGCAAAGGCAGGTAGGGAATGGCTTCTCTGGCCATACATACCAAACGTGAGGGTGCCCACCTAGACTTAAGCAGAAAGCCTGCCCATGCTCCCAGAAGCCCAGATAAGGGAAGGCTGGCCATTGACTACCTCGTGTTTGTTTATTACCTCATTCCACAAAGGATCTGAGACAGCAAaatcaaacagaaacaaaagaaaaaacaaaacaacaacagcaacaaaaaaaaaaaccttataaaatagaaaacataaacacTCATCAGTTCCACACACCAGGGCAGGAAATAGAATGCAGTTATGTGGGCCATACAGTCATATACAGTTATTATTTCTAAGCTACATGTTCAACTCTGAGCTTCCTGGTGgccaaaaagaaaagggaaacttGATTGGCTACATAATTTTCAAGAAAACATTCAAGGAAAGCAAGGCATATCTGGCGCGTTATTGCCAAGGGACATTTTTCACTATGGGAAGACCTTACTGATTACTTGTTTGGTTCTCCCCAGGTCTGTGAGAAAGTGACCAATTCTGTATCCTCCGAGCTGCAACCTTATTTCCAGACTCTGCCAGGTGAGGGCTGGATGAGGATCAAGGATAGAAAGGAacagaaaggggagggggtgagGACGTCAGGGTGGATGTGATGGGGCCGGCAAGTTTCCCAGACAGCCCTGGGCCTGGGTGGGAATGAGCAGAGTAGTAGATTATTTTCAAGCGGCAGCTAGCATTGGGTCAAGTCCTTGTGCTAAGTACAGAAGTGAGGAGGACAAACAGCCCATACTGCCTCATTCTCTCAGCTCTGCAAGGGCCAAACAACCAAATACCCCCAGCTCTCTGAGGCCAGAGACACATGACTGGCCTGAGATCTGGTATTGGTCACTTCTTTTTGGATCTCAGTTTCCATGTCcttaaaatggggacaataatctTCACCCCCAAGTACTTGGCAAGCTGCAAAGAACTGTGGCAGGCACTCAGGAAATtgtcccctctcagcctcccaacactCCCCTGAGAGAGGCATTATTCTCCCCGTTTTACACAGGAGTAACCTGGCcggggtcacacctgtaatcccagcactttggaaggccaaggcaggcggaccacctgaggtcaggagttcaagaccagcttggccaacatggagaaaccctgtccctactaaaaatacaaaaattagccaggcgtcacggcaggtgcctgtaatcccagctacttaggaggctgaggcaggagaatcgcttgaacccaggaggcggaggttgcagtgagccaagatcatgccactgcactccagcctgggtgacagagcaagactctgtctcaaaaaaaaaaaaaacacatgaggaacctgaggctcagagagtagGTGAGACTTGTCCAGAGTCATGAAGCCATAAAGAGGCAGAAGAAAGATACAAATCTAGAGCTAAGATTTCCttcactccagagcctgggcttTCAGCTGCTCTCAGGACTACCTCGCTGTGAAGCCTGGCATGGCTGGCACATTGTATATGCCCATTTAAGAGGCATTTTCTTCCTCCAGAACAGGAGCCCATCCTGGGCAGGTTCAATGCAGCTACAGTGCCCAAGGTTTGGCCTCAAGAGGCAGGAAAAAGATTTTGGTCTGAATGCCAGCTTCATCACTCACCAACCATTGAACAACTTGGatttctgagccttggtttcttcccTGCTAACTGagaaaaggaatatttatttaattctcattgaTTACTACCGGGAAACAGAGAAACTCTCCAGACTTGAGCCAGCCAGGGCTTAGCCTGGTCTATTATCAATGATCCTAACAATGATCCTCTCTGGCTTCTGAGCCTCTGCATGGACAGGGCATTGGGCATCCACCTTCTCTCAAAACCCTCCCAACATCTGTGAGGTCACTAGGATTCTCTCTGTTCTACAAATGACAAAAAGTGGCTCAGAGAAGTGCaaggacttgtccaaggtcatccAGAGTTTGGTTCAAGCCTAGGTCTCTCTGTGCCCTTGACCCGGTGTCTTAGCGACTCATCTCAGGGCTGTTGGAAGAAGAGAGTAAGGGGGTGTCTGTGAATGTGGGGTGTGGGTTCATTTTCCCTTAAGGCGAGCTCCCTTAAGGAGAGCTCCCTGGAGAAGGTGGGAATGAAACTTGCACTGCAGTTCTTGATTCAATTTTAGGGGATTCTGATCCTGCCTTTCAGCTTCCAGCGATGTTGCTGTGGGAGCCAGCTCATGGTCCATCTTCTTTCTCTCTAGTAATGACCAAAATAGATGCTGTGGCTGGAATCAACTATGGTCTGGTGGCACCTCCAGCAACCACGGCTGAGACCCTGGATGTACAGATGAAGGTGAGGCTGACACTGAGAATCATACACCCTCACACCTCTGTCTCAGACACTCCAGGGCTCCCCAGTCCTTGGAAACAAACTTTACAATGTCCCCCACTTCCTATCTGACTCACCACCACCCTCTCtactctccctgcctctccctgctccagtcacactggCCTCCCCGCCATTCCCGAAACACACCAtgcctgccccaccccctccAAAGGCCTTTGCCCTTGCTTTTTCCTCCGCCTGGGTACGCTCCCCCAGGTTTCCACACAGCTCTCCCTTgcttccttcaagtctttgctcaaatattCCCTCCCTAGAGAGGTCTTCCCAGACCACTCTCGCTGAAATagctctctcctcttcccccacATCCTGCTTTATTAccaatacatgcacacacacacacacacacacacacacacagagtctctaGTCTGTCTCCCTCACTATGATGAGGGAGAAGGGGCTGTGACTGTTTTGTTCACTACCACATGTGCAGCACCTAGACCAATGCTTGGCAcatactaggtgctcaataaattatttgttggatgggtggatggatggatggatgggtgggtggatggatggatggttgggtggatggatatatggatggatgggtaggtggatgggtgggtgggtgggtggatggatgggtgggtgggtagacaGGTGGATGGGTAAGTGGATGGGAGGTGGGTGTgttggtgggtggatggatggatggatggatggatggatggatg
This window harbors:
- the LOC129138163 gene encoding uncharacterized protein LOC129138163 codes for the protein MSSCLGGKKCLLNRCILTTITITIISLTITIIIIISTITITIIIIPTITIINLTITTIIIIPTITITTIIIPTITITIIIIIPTITITIIIPTITITIIIPTITITIIIIIPTITITIIIPTITITIIIIIPTITIIIIIIPTITIIIIIPTITIINLTITTIIIIFPTITITTIIIPTITITITIIIIIIPTITILNLTTTIIIIFPTITITTIIIPSPSSSSTSP